One stretch of Cygnus olor isolate bCygOlo1 chromosome 1, bCygOlo1.pri.v2, whole genome shotgun sequence DNA includes these proteins:
- the RCSD1 gene encoding capZ-interacting protein isoform X1 yields the protein MSRAVCCGKSCTIQSPATLPLLSLFLVQERGSFSQPWYFLPPAHPPEYFTAIKSRAAQGHPQADADLMRGQGMASPSRTTGKGKALVTGAAKRGGRAEKNRPTETNSEVDTSASPSVAQLAGKFKEQAANITGKEVPPHKPTRRKPPCSLPLYSNKTETNLNNEQKPSPNACPIPKVKVKSSPMIEKLQANLAFAPAALLPGASPKSPGLKVMVSPFSTPPSTPSSPGTQPQPVEASETPVSFDQPPEGTQLQFYNKVRTRGSIKRRPPSRRFRRSLSDYGDGEDTGLNISSPENGAKEDGDEVFGNKGKTEEDETGNKELKKQVGTDEKPPSRRVSSRSENEEKGEKQAEETTPCKSNAGDTEEKEVSHGAPGEENSPQPPSGDKEEKVCEGPQGQEEEGSACEQEKGDKEKEGTEAKETSESTHTEKTSDTEETPLAPEPQQDAVGLETASEPSASPTQDQGTE from the exons GGTCCAGGAGAGGGGAAGCTTCTCTCAGCCCTGGTATTTCCTTCCTCCCGCCCACCCGCCTGAGTATTTCACTGCCATaaaaagcagagcagcacagggacaTCCCCAAGCAGATGCTGACTTGATGCGAGGACAGGGAATGGCTTCTCCCAGCAGAAccactggaaaaggaaaggcacTTGTCACTGGGGCAGCAAAAAGAGGTGGGAGGGCTGAGAAG AACAGGCCAACAGAGACCAATTCAGAGGTGGACACGTCAGCATCACCCTCAGTGGCTCAGCTAGCAGGGAAATTCAAAGAGCAAGCAGCCAATATCACTGGAAAAGAG GTACCACCACATAAGCCAACTCGGAGGAAACCACCATGCTCCCTTCCACTGTATTCCAACAAAACCGAGACAAACCTCAACAATGAGCAA AAGCCATCTCCAAATGCTTGCCCCATTCCCAAGGTCAAGGTGAAAAGCTCCCCCATGATTGAAAAGCTGCAG GCCAACCTGGCTTttgccccagctgctctgctgccggGAGCATCTCCCAAAAGCCCTGGCCTGAAAGTCATGGTTTCTCCGTTCAGCACCCCTCCCTCAACCCCCAGCAGCCCGGGCACTCAGCCGCAGCCCGTTGAAGCAAGCGAGACGCCGGTCAGCTTTGATCAACCCCCCGAAGGCACTCAGCTGCAGTTCTATAACAAG GTGCGGACGCGGGGATCAATAAAGCGTCGGCCTCCCTCCAGGAGGTTCCGAAGATCTCTGTCTGACTACGGAGACGGGGAAGATACAGGGCTCAACATCTCCTCTCCAGAAAACGGTGCTAAAGAAGACGGGGATGAGGTGTTTGGGAATAAGGGCAAGACAGAAGAGGATGAAACAGGGAACAAAGAGCTAAAGAAACAGGTGGGGACTGATGAGAAGCCCCCATCGAGGAGAGTATCCAGCAgatcagaaaatgaagaaaaaggggaaaaacaggcagaagaaaCGACTCCTTGCAAGAGTAATGCAGGGGATacagaggagaaggaggtgTCGCATGGTGCCCCAGGGGAGGAAAACTCACCCCAGCCTCCCTCTGGAGACAAGGAGGAAAAGGTGTGCGAGGGTCCCCAGGGacaagaggaggaaggcagTGCCTGTGAACAGGAAAAGGGGgacaaggagaaagaaggaaccGAAGCGAAAGAGACCAGTGagagcacacacacagagaaaacgTCAGACACTGAAGAAACACCACTGGCACCTGAACCGCAGCAGGACGCAGTGGGTTTAGAGACTGCAAGTGAGCCTTCAGCATCCCCCACACAGGACCAGGGCACAGAGTAA
- the RCSD1 gene encoding capZ-interacting protein isoform X2, with protein sequence MENRPTETNSEVDTSASPSVAQLAGKFKEQAANITGKEVPPHKPTRRKPPCSLPLYSNKTETNLNNEQKPSPNACPIPKVKVKSSPMIEKLQANLAFAPAALLPGASPKSPGLKVMVSPFSTPPSTPSSPGTQPQPVEASETPVSFDQPPEGTQLQFYNKVRTRGSIKRRPPSRRFRRSLSDYGDGEDTGLNISSPENGAKEDGDEVFGNKGKTEEDETGNKELKKQVGTDEKPPSRRVSSRSENEEKGEKQAEETTPCKSNAGDTEEKEVSHGAPGEENSPQPPSGDKEEKVCEGPQGQEEEGSACEQEKGDKEKEGTEAKETSESTHTEKTSDTEETPLAPEPQQDAVGLETASEPSASPTQDQGTE encoded by the exons AACAGGCCAACAGAGACCAATTCAGAGGTGGACACGTCAGCATCACCCTCAGTGGCTCAGCTAGCAGGGAAATTCAAAGAGCAAGCAGCCAATATCACTGGAAAAGAG GTACCACCACATAAGCCAACTCGGAGGAAACCACCATGCTCCCTTCCACTGTATTCCAACAAAACCGAGACAAACCTCAACAATGAGCAA AAGCCATCTCCAAATGCTTGCCCCATTCCCAAGGTCAAGGTGAAAAGCTCCCCCATGATTGAAAAGCTGCAG GCCAACCTGGCTTttgccccagctgctctgctgccggGAGCATCTCCCAAAAGCCCTGGCCTGAAAGTCATGGTTTCTCCGTTCAGCACCCCTCCCTCAACCCCCAGCAGCCCGGGCACTCAGCCGCAGCCCGTTGAAGCAAGCGAGACGCCGGTCAGCTTTGATCAACCCCCCGAAGGCACTCAGCTGCAGTTCTATAACAAG GTGCGGACGCGGGGATCAATAAAGCGTCGGCCTCCCTCCAGGAGGTTCCGAAGATCTCTGTCTGACTACGGAGACGGGGAAGATACAGGGCTCAACATCTCCTCTCCAGAAAACGGTGCTAAAGAAGACGGGGATGAGGTGTTTGGGAATAAGGGCAAGACAGAAGAGGATGAAACAGGGAACAAAGAGCTAAAGAAACAGGTGGGGACTGATGAGAAGCCCCCATCGAGGAGAGTATCCAGCAgatcagaaaatgaagaaaaaggggaaaaacaggcagaagaaaCGACTCCTTGCAAGAGTAATGCAGGGGATacagaggagaaggaggtgTCGCATGGTGCCCCAGGGGAGGAAAACTCACCCCAGCCTCCCTCTGGAGACAAGGAGGAAAAGGTGTGCGAGGGTCCCCAGGGacaagaggaggaaggcagTGCCTGTGAACAGGAAAAGGGGgacaaggagaaagaaggaaccGAAGCGAAAGAGACCAGTGagagcacacacacagagaaaacgTCAGACACTGAAGAAACACCACTGGCACCTGAACCGCAGCAGGACGCAGTGGGTTTAGAGACTGCAAGTGAGCCTTCAGCATCCCCCACACAGGACCAGGGCACAGAGTAA